The following is a genomic window from Cryptococcus depauperatus CBS 7841 chromosome 2, complete sequence.
GGGGATCAGATGCTCTTGTAGTTTCTCGTCATATTTTGCCATTGCATGCTGGAATCCTTCATGATCGTAATCAGTAGCAACCGGAGGATCCTCGCCTAAGGATTGTATAGCGTGCTCTCGAAGTACATCGAGAGCGGCATCACGTAGCCGTGCAGTTTGAACAGAGAAGCCACCAATGACAACGACTGTCGGTTTTCGCTTTTCTAAAAGCTCAATAAAAGACGacttctcttcttcgtccttgAGATTGTCAAATTTCGTTTGAATGCGAATGTTCCCAGCATTGTCGAGCATGACGGCCATGACAGCATCGCGGATTTCGCCTTTGCCATTGGTTATGGCGAGGACAGAAGGGGTCTCACCTTGCTCCATGGATGGAGTAGCGAACGGTCGAACAGACGCCCGCTATACCTTAATCAGTATTTGGGCGTTATTTGTGCAACCATACATACTGTTTCCAACTCAGCTCGACATCTTTCTGCCACatattcttcagcttcGCTTCTCAGATGTTCCCTCAACCATTTCGCCGCCATGGGCATTAGATGCTTCTTTGTCAAGGTATCACAAACTTCTGCTCGAACTTCGTTCCATGCTGTTGCTACCTCTCCATAGTCGTTGGAATGGCAACACCTTATGAGCGTTGAAGTGAATGCTGGAATCATCTCGTCTTGAGGATCAATGAGAATGTTGATCAGGCcctcctcttcagctttAAGCATATGCAGGAACTGCGGGCTGCCACTGAAAGCTCCAGCCGGCTTTTTAGTAAGAAACTTGAAGCTACAATAGAGATGATATTTGTCAATCACAACCATGCCTCTATCTGTTGGGTTGACAGTGATCTGACCACAAGCTTCAATGAAATCTCGTGCTTGTTGACGAATAGCTGGGTCCTTGAAAAAATTTTGTATAAGAATAATGTTTGCAGCACTCAGCGCTTGTTCAGGGGTTACATATTGCGTTCCAGTAAATTCGTTAGCCAATTCCAGAGGCTTCCTTTCTGGATTCTTCGGTGGTGTAGGTACACCGCCAGTATCATTAAAGGTAGCAGCGACGTCGTTGACGTTGATACCGTAAGCCTATATGACGGTCAGAACGTGTTATCCCATGGACCTCAGTTGCACAAACCTCAACAAGCTTCAAGATTGGCCCTTGTCGTGAAACATCGTCCTCAGCTTTTTCTGGCAATTTCTTTGCAGCTTCATCCagaatctcttcctctttcatTGCTCTGACATCAGAAGAGTAATGGAATGTCAGCCAATCTGCGCCCTCTCCGGCAGCTTCAATATTAATGCTACAGACGTTAGGTAGCAATTTATTGGTAAAGTACTCGTCTACGAGGccctctcttcttgctttgatcttttcccAGAGTTGCAGTGTCTGTTGATTCCTCTCATGAATTGCGCGGTATCGCTGACCGAGGGCCCAAACTTGCCATaattcatctctttcaagaaagagaacagAGCTCTGACCTTGATTCTCTAATAAACTGAAGGCATCCCGTTTATAATGCCACAAATATGGTACTTCCAAGTGCTGGACAAATATCATATTGAGAGCAGTAGAAACCACCttttcaaactcttcagCAAGGTCCGGTCGAGGAAACATATGTGAACCTGATGGGTCAATAGAGTTAGATTGAGGATATGTACCATCATTGAGCATGTTGCAGAAGAGGTACTGAGTCCGGGCCGAGATCTTTGGCGTAACCCATTTTGCAGCAAGATCTGGGGGAGGGTAAAGAGCATCGGTAGCAAATACTGGATTGTCCGACAAAGTGGAATTGACGATTTGATGTCTTTCAGGGCGATCTGCACTGGCCACAGctctgtcttcatcttgcaATCTCCTAGCCTTGATTTCAGCGGGATCAAAAACCTGCAATTATGTCAGAAAGCATTATGTGTTTAGATAAATATCATGCCCACATCTTCCAGTCTCAAGTCCTTCTTGGCCATCTCtgcatcctcatcaagtTCCATACCACCCTCGCCTTCCAAGGCCCAATCATAGTCGGCACCATCACCAAATACGGCATAAATTTCGTCCCAAGAGCTATGTTTCCTTTAGAAGAACCCTTTGATATATACCAAGACTCACGATCGATCCACACCTGTCAAATCCGGCCTAATTCTAGCCTGTTCTCGcctcttcagcttttctgctcttcttctttcacgTCTTTGTTCCTCTGTCTCTCCTTgtcttgcttcttcatcttcgtcctcttctATGAAATCCATCAAATCATCGTCATCGTCATCCATTCtgtcctcatcatctctgaACATGTCTTGCAAAGTCGGCACGGCCCTTCTGCCATCGGACCCTTCAGAGCcgctttctcttctcattctcttAATCGCCCTGCCTTCCCTTAGACCACGATTTTCCTCTATTAATTCGAGTTCATCTTCTGAAAGTTCGGcttgttctctttctctgcgCAGTTTTctgtctttcttccttctacgtttctcttctttccttcttctccgtCTTGTCTCCctatcttcttcaatttcttctccctcttcatcttcttcttcatccacaaTAAACCCTTGAGCGATCTTCCTGTATTCCTCTGGATCATCTTCTGATTCTTCAGAAGAGTCATGGTCATCGCCATGGGGTCGAATATCATCGCCTTCACCTTCAGGTGAATCAGAAAGATCAGACATTGTGAGAAATTGGTGGAGTGACTTTTGGTCCAAGAATCAAACCTCAAATGGCCAAGAGAATTCTCAGAGATTCAGAAGCCCAACTGTAGCctgaaagcaaaaagagagaaaaagaagagaaaaccCAAAAGCAAACGTTGCTATCTCTTTGGTGATTCAACTTAATAGTTGATGTAATGAGAAGGCGGCGTTATCGGCAATAGTAAGTGGCATTATCTCCTGGTGGAGGCAAGTCCTTTCAGGCCTGGTATCAGTTATTCCTTTATTTCCATcgtttttgattttgattcattctcaaagTTAAAAATATGTCGCCGCCTTTTCTCCAGGAGCCAGAAGAATTCAGGCAGCTTGTTGACTCTGCAgatacttttctctttgactGTGATGGTGTGCTCTACCTTGGCCAACAAATCATTGAAAATGCCAAAGCTGTACTTGATTTCTTGAGGCAATCTGGTATAACTTGCTTGAAAGAGATCGAATAGCCAGAGGCTGACCAACGTTTATAGGTAAGCGCGTGGTCTTTGTTACCAATAATTCCACCAGATCTCGGAGACAGCTCAAAGCAAACTTTGACCAGCTAGGACTTGGTGCTTCCCTTGTTCGTAGGCCTCGTCGATTTGCCCCGGATTATTACGTTAACAGTTAATTCAGGATGAGTGTTTTGGGTCACCGTACGCCTCAGCTGTCTACTTGAAGGAGGTTTTGAAATTTCCTTCAGATAAAAAGGTTTACGTCTTTGGTCACGAAGGTAtcgaagaagagttggatgAGGTCGGCATTGCCCATTGTGGAGGATCTGTATGTGTACAGCCGCAAAGGAACTGTTTCTAACCACTGTTATCAGGATCCTGACGATAGAAGCTTTGATGCAGAGAACGACGACCACAGTATCTATCAAAATCTTGATCCAAATGTCGGAGCGGTCCTATGTGGTGCAGACAACTGGATAAGTACGTCTCTTACATTTAAGTGCATGATTACAATGCTCATTAATCCTTAATTGTTTTCAGATTACAAAAAGATCACAAAAGCTGTTACATATTTACATAATCCAGATTGCAAACTCATTCTCACCAACCCTGACCATGCTTATCCAGGTCAAAGTGGAATATTTCCTGGTACATCAAGACCTACACGTACAATTGAGTGAAGCTGACAAAAATGTACACATAGCCGCCGGCGCTATCTCTTCACCCATTGTATATGCTTCGAGACGAACCCCGCTAATCATTGGAAAGCCAAGTAAAATCATGTTGGATGCTGTGAACGCTCAGTACGTTCAAAGCTTATCCTTTCTCATTCCTATGGCCGTTGACAGAATTGATAGCCATCACATTGACCCAGCGCGAACCATCATGATTGGTGACAACCTTTACACTGATATCGAATTTGGTATCAACTCTGGTATTAGGACTGTTCTTGTTTTGAGTGGTGTGACAAAGTATGATCAAATATATGGAGAAAACCCTAGTGCCATTCAGCCTTCCTATGTCATGAACGGAATCGGAGACTTGGCTGTTCTGATAGATCAATAAGTGATATTAAAATCACGCATAATAAAAGCCAAACAGTAAGACCCGTATGTATTGATGAAGATCACACTACTGATTAGGTGATGCTAGTTGTACCACAACAGGACATTTTTTCATTACTCTTTGCCTTATCTAGTTGTAGAAGTCTCATCATTTACAATACATGTATTAAATCAATAACGGCTTGTTTTCAACACACCTGGGGCTCAGGCCTTGGTCATGCCTCTCATTATCAAAACTGCAGAAGGATCCTACAACAGCCAGATATAAccagcttttctctttctcctatTGTTGAAATAGATGTATTTGATGCTCCATAACGGCCATCGGGAGGTTCCAGAAAGATCTTTATGTGCCAAGGGTGCGGGCCAGCTTTATCATTAATTCGAATTCATCAACTGTCCGCTTGTCGGCAAATAAATTATGCTTAAGATCATTCAATTAGATGTTGTCAAAAGTTTCAAGAATTAGCAGCTGTATTCGTATGCCTCTCAAATTGAAGTCATAACCTTGAGATGCTGAGCATTGTACGTACAGCTATGGGTATTAGATGACTGCAAGAATAAGATGACTAAGATGAATGTCAGTATTGCAACTTCTACCATATCATGAACTGAAAAATAAATGTCCACGTATTTAGTCTCGTACTTTATAATGAACAATCTAATGAGAACTACATTTGGTATCACGTAGATATAACAAGTTGTACTGATTTCCAAgccattcatcttttttattGTTAAAATACTTTAATACGTCCTACACAATGATAAGTTTGTTAATTGTCATTTTTTGGAACAGTAAATGTAATTCTATTTAATTATATGTACTTTTACATACATTGAGATAGAAATCCATGTACCAGGAATAACAATCTCAACGAATACTGTTGGCTCCATTTGATATGTCtttaaaagcaaaagttATTAAGACTGATAAAGTCCTGCAAATGAGAatacttttttgattttttaaTTGACAGGGGGAACATTCTTCAGCCTAGATTCTGTACAAACTGCTACTTTTCGTCATGAATTTAAGTCATATTTTCATCGTTAACGGCtgtttttttatttttaccTGTTGAACACTATAGAATCTCCTCCTCTTACTATATCGCCTCTAATGGCTCCCGCTTTTCTCAAAACTACTGAAGAGTACAAAGCCCTCATCGATTCTGTCGATACATTTTTGCTTGACTGCGATGGTGTGCTCTATCATGGACCTGTCGTTGTGGATGGCGTTAAAGCTGTATTGAGCATGCTTCGAAaggctggaaagaagatCATATTTGTCACCAATAATGCGACcaaatcaagaagaagattgaaggaGACTTTTAACGGTCTTGGTTTCGACGCAACCATCGTGTGTGCCAAATTGCGACAGTGTTACGCATGTTGATTTTATTTCTTTAACAAGGAGGAATGCTTTGGCTCAGCGTATGCCTCGGCTGTCTATTTATCCGAGGTTCTCAAGTTtcccaaggacaagaaagTCTATGTTTTCGGCGAGGAGGgactggaagaagagcttgatgaATGTGGTATCGCCCACTGCGGCGGTTCTGTAGGCATATAGGTGTTTCCTGATATAGCGTGCTGATAGATGATAGGACTCGGAAGATAGACACTTTCAACCTCCTATTGACTGGACTGCGTTCAAGCCTGATCCAAGTGTGGGGGCTGTCCTTTGCGGGTTTGACTCTTGGATAAGTGAGTCTGTACTGGTAATGATATAGGAAGCTTCAAGTTATTTGCTTACTGTGCTCAAGATTACAAGAAGCTCGCAAAAGCTCAAACATATCTGAAGAATCCAGAGTGCAAGCTTATACTCACCAACACCGATCCGACTTATCCTACTAACGGCGATTTATTTCCTGGTGTGTCAATTGTATTGCCCATCATGTGTTGAAAACACTCATATACGCAGGATCTGGGTCATTATCAATTCCTATTGTCAATGCATCCAAGCGGCAGCCTCTGGTCATTGGCAAACCCAACAAGATAATGATGGATGCCATCCTTGCTCAGTTGGTTTCATGGTTGTTAACAAAACGTCTGTCAGCTGACATGGCGTTTGAAGCCATCATATTGATCCCTCTCGAGCTCTTATGGTTGGAGACAATCTTTTGACAGATATAGAATTCGgtttgaaaagcaaaattcGGACGTTGCTGGTCATGGGTGGTGTCACAAAGTACGAGCAAGTTTACGGCGATCAGCCCAGTCCAGCCGTACCGGACTTGGTCATCAATAGCTTTGGAGATCTAGCTTCTTTAGCTGTGGAGTGATGAAAGGCTCCTGCAAACATTTATGGTTAGAGTACAGGCTGCATAAGTGATATTTTGGTTCAACATTCACTCATAATCCTCCGCCAAGCCCGTCCTGCATGTTCTGTCAATCACATCTCTCAATACAGCATATATATAGATTGTAACTTACAGAGTGTACTGTTTATAGACAGTCATAATCTTGGCAATGAATGCCTCAATGTGAAAGATTTTTTTTGAACCCAGTCTCATCCGTAATTCCTAAGAAATCAGCCAAACTTGATCAGATGCACTCGACTCACATAATAGGCTGCCCAATGCACGATCTGGGGTTTCAGTGTGTCGTCAACCTTGTCCACTATTCTTTCCGCAATAGTCTAGCCAATCAATTCAGTCTGAAGCTTCTCACTTGCAAAAAGTCTCATCTCACCTTCAAAACCACAGTGGGTGGAATACAGTGGCTGAGTAGCTCGTAGATCTTTGCTCTGATATCCAACAATCTTTGTGCGCTTTGTTCTTGTAAAATTGCGTCTGCTACCTTCCCACAGTATGTTTCCCAATCTGGCTTGGCCACTTCAATATCCCCTGTTAAATCTGGCCTCTGCATTTTCATAGCTTCTAGTATCAATAACGCTTTTCGAAGATTGCCCTGTGACGTGTCCAAGATAGCTGATACGGCGCTGGTTGGAAGAGGGAAACGTTCTTTTTTAGCAACGTGATTCAGAACTCTGGTCATTTCCTCATCTGTTGGAGCAGCTACACGCATGAGAAGACAACGCGATCGTATGGGAGCAATGATTTTGGACGTGCTATTCGCACAGAGGATGAGACGCAGGTTGGTCATGTATTTCTCCATAGTTCTTCGAAGCGCTGCCTGGGCGTCTCGGGTGAGAGCATCGGCTTCGTTTATAATCACAACTTTGAACCTCTGTTTCGCATTCAGATCTACATTTTGTGTCTGagcaatctctttcaatatGTCCTGAATGACTACTCTGTCGTACATGCCAACATCAGAAGGAGTGAGCTCAATATGATAGTTGGACTGGACGACATTGACATCGAGTTTCCTATTTGAGGGAGTCACAAACACTCTTTGATCAATTCGAAGCTAAGCAGACAGAATGAGCGGACCAACATCAATACTCAAGAGCTTGACCGACCTTTTCAACGCCTGCGCCATAGAGCTCCCGGAGAGTGCACATGATTCTCGTCTTTCGTCATGGTATCAATATATCGCCGGCTTTCTTAAATTAACATACCTTTTTGCCAGCACCAGAAGGACCATAGAACAAGATGTGAGGAAAGTCGCCAGAAGCTGACTTTTCCTCGCGTCAGCTCACTGGTGCACAATCATTATAATACAACTTGCTAATGACTTTAACCGAGACGAGAGACCATCATGGTAGTGAAGATCATCCAAGGTGCGTGGACGATACTGGGTGATGTCAGCGGTAAGCACAAGGAGCCAGCGTATGCTAACCTTATCAACCCAAAGAGACATTTTCCAAGAATTTTAAAAcaatataaagaaaaataaaatacAACGACGCgtaaaagacaaagtgAAAATGAGAGATTCAAAACGACGCGTTTTTGTCATTCTgtgcctgaacaataacctcgaaaagaaaaagaaagaaaagaaaagataagaaaCTAAGTCTGAAATGAATTTATACAAATGATTCCCACTTACATTCCTGTTTTACCATCACCCTCTGGAGAAGGCAGACAGCGGGTTGGCTCAGTGAGTAGTCTGGGTGCATTCGAGTTTGAGCATGCGTTGTTACCTTTGACGCTCAGTGGTGAGAATGAGGTAGACTCTCAGAGGCAAGAAAAACACGTTGAGCTGTGGCATGGTGAGTACCGCGGTAGTTGTATTGCACGCTAAGGTAGAAATGTAGGCGTGGCACTGATTATAGGAGCGCAAGTAGGATCTGgaatcttttcatctcctgGAGTGATTGTACAAGAAGTGGGAAGCGTTGGGGGAAGCTTGCTTGTCTGGGTCATTAGTGGAGGATTAGCTTGGACAGGTGCCAGGCAAGTTTAAGAGCATTGCATtgaatgtcttttctctaaCATTGCGAAAGCTCTTATGCGGAACTTGGCTGTGCGATACCATTATCAGGTGGTAGTCAGGTATACCTTGCCTATGCGGTGAGGATGTCTGTTGTTAACACAGAACCAGCTGATGGTTTTCAGTTCGGACCCATGGTTTCATACCTCTATTCGTGGACAGCAATCTCAGTCTTGAAACCGGGCAGCGCAGCTATGATATCCCTCATCTTTGGGTATATTTGTGTCATTCTCCCGTATGCGGAATACTCATTCAGTTTGGTTGTAGCGAATACATCAATCGCCTCATATCACGCGCTCTAACTACTTCTGCACCTGACTGGTCAATCAAAATCACAGCCGTGCTAGCAACCGTCCTCTGTTCTGTTTTGAACGCTGTGTCCCCAACCGTTGGCACCAACTCCAACGTAGTATTTACTGTTGTCAAGATCTGTGCCCTTATTTTTGTGGGTGTTTTGGGACTGGTCGCGCTGGTAAAAGATGGTGTTGGTGAAGCAATGACACCACAAGGGCTCTTCAAGGGAACGTCTACAGACGCGGGCAAATATGCCATCGCAATCTACTCGGGACTGTGGGCATTTGATGGCTGGGATTCATGTTGCGTGAGTTGGCAATGGTTTGCTAGAGTATCGATGACTCATCTTGTTCTATTCCAGTTTGTCGCAGGCGAAATGAAAGATACAAATCACGATCTGCCAAGGTCTCTGCACTATTCAATGGCCATGGTTCTAATCCTATTTGTCTCTGCCAACCTTTCATACTTTATCGTCCTTGCCCCTTCTATCGTcgcttcttccaatactGTTGCATTGGAATTCGGGAAGGCTACTATAGGCAAAATTGGAGCTGTTGTATTTAGTATACTAGTAGCCATAAGTTGCTTTGGAGCTTTGAATGGGAACCTCTACACTAGTAGGCGCTTGACAACTTATGAAAACGTGTCCATGCTAATAATCACTTAGCGGCAAGACTGATCTATGCGTCTTCCAAAGAACATTTCTTACcctctgtcttttctcgCCTTCATCCCCAAAGACGGACTCCTGATAATGCTACATTACTCCACAGTTTATTGACAGTCCTTTTTATCATATTTGGTGGAGGCTTTAGAGGTCTGTTTACTTCCTCTACGTATATACAATGACTCATTCTATATAGCTCTACTCAACTTCCTCTCTGTCGCCTCATGGACATTTTACCTCCTGACCGTTTTTGGTCTCCTCGTTCTCCGAGTCAAAGAACCTCATCTTGACAGACCATATCGAGCTTGGCTGATAACGCCAATCATTTTTTGTATAGTAGCAATGTTTTTATTATTGATGCCAATCTTTGCCGCACCTTGGCAAGCCTCAGCAGCTTTCTGTGAGTTGATAAGTATCACACCGATGGCGCAACGTCAGACATTGATGGACAACAGCATTTATAGCAGCAGGTGTACCAATTTATTATCTCACAGCCAGATCAAAAGGGCAATCATTGGGAGATCTTCCCAAAGAGGAGGCTGGTGCGCTTGGACTCAAGGCAGCAGGTAGATC
Proteins encoded in this region:
- a CDS encoding transcription elongation factor SPT6 — protein: MSDLSDSPEGEGDDIRPHGDDHDSSEESEDDPEEYRKIAQGFIVDEEEDEEGEEIEEDRETRRRRRKEEKRRRKKDRKLRREREQAELSEDELELIEENRGLREGRAIKRMRRESGSEGSDGRRAVPTLQDMFRDDEDRMDDDDDDLMDFIEEDEDEEARQGETEEQRRERRRAEKLKRREQARIRPDLTGVDRSSWDEIYAVFGDGADYDWALEGEGGMELDEDAEMAKKDLRLEDVFDPAEIKARRLQDEDRAVASADRPERHQIVNSTLSDNPVFATDALYPPPDLAAKWVTPKISARTQYLFCNMLNDGTYPQSNSIDPSGSHMFPRPDLAEEFEKVVSTALNMIFVQHLEVPYLWHYKRDAFSLLENQGQSSVLFLERDELWQVWALGQRYRAIHERNQQTLQLWEKIKARREGLVDEYFTNKLLPNVCSINIEAAGEGADWLTFHYSSDVRAMKEEEILDEAAKKLPEKAEDDVSRQGPILKLVEAYGINVNDVAATFNDTGGVPTPPKNPERKPLELANEFTGTQYVTPEQALSAANIILIQNFFKDPAIRQQARDFIEACGQITVNPTDRGMVVIDKYHLYCSFKFLTKKPAGAFSGSPQFLHMLKAEEEGLINILIDPQDEMIPAFTSTLIRCCHSNDYGEVATAWNEVRAEVCDTLTKKHLMPMAAKWLREHLRSEAEEYVAERCRAELETRASVRPFATPSMEQGETPSVLAITNGKGEIRDAVMAVMLDNAGNIRIQTKFDNLKDEEEKSSFIELLEKRKPTVVVIGGFSVQTARLRDAALDVLREHAIQSLGEDPPVATDYDHEGFQHAMAKYDEKLQEHLIPLTFVNDATARMYMVSEEAGKEHPNLPSNGKYALGLARYTQNPLNAYCKLGGQIASITFMEHHQKLISQEKLLYHLERGLVNSVCYMGIEINSCVADPYQRTMLPYIAGLGPRKADSVVYSIQKHGALINRMAFTDLGLFGPTIFENVAGFLTIESDLRDMMLEVENPQEQPDPLDMTRIHPENYEFAQKMCQDALDLDVEDVADRHKSEVVQSLMLDEKRGKKLGELNLDDFAFNLQQQGEGNKRHTLGEIVNELIQYRADRRPPFYTPTDWEIVAMVTGETERTVGRGLKVTATVRKALSARVFCELDSGLDAILERDYVADEDQPPVSSCGDVFKSRQAVKGVVIMPEPSRFQVRISTRPSDLRQGVDFIQPFRDEEYNDPERRRAAEAAVAAKKQRRAGKAQRIVNHPNWHVLNAGQAEQFLASQHRGDCVVRPSSKGPDHIAVTWKVDEDVYQHIDVQEIDKPNEYSLGRILLVGGQYRYSDLDDLIINHVKAAARRFDDMQMHEKYKPEHELDGFLRNYVQAHPGRSIYGFSIDSDRPGYLKLCFLNKPTKDGGVIQTWPVQVLPGAYKLGTAVVPGITELCNAFKMQYSVKLAEQNPGERQGWVLGHLHWVLEHQRWVPEHLQWAQLAILRCRLLFLALKVRQFQNRLLVLKLRSKS